One window of Paludibacter propionicigenes WB4 genomic DNA carries:
- the groL gene encoding chaperonin GroEL (60 kDa chaperone family; promotes refolding of misfolded polypeptides especially under stressful conditions; forms two stacked rings of heptamers to form a barrel-shaped 14mer; ends can be capped by GroES; misfolded proteins enter the barrel where they are refolded when GroES binds), protein MSKEILFNLDARDQLKKGVDELANAVKVTLGPKGRNVIIEKKFGAPHITKDGVTVAKEIELEDAFQNLGAQLVKEVASKTGDDAGDGTTTATVLAQSIVSVGMKNVAAGANPMDLKRGIDKAVDAVVKSIAAQAKVVGENYDQIEQVASISANNDAVIGKLIADAMRKVSKDGVITIEEAKGTDTNIDVVEGMQFDRGYISPYFITNTEKMEVEMDKPYILIHDKKISNLKELLPILEPAVQSGRPLLIIAEDVDSDALTTLVVNRLRAQLKICAVKAPGFGDRRKEMLEDIAVLTGGVVISEEKGIKLEQATLEMLGTADKVTVNKDNTVIVNGAGAKDSIANRVAQIKAQIASTTSDYDREKLQERLAKLAGGVAVLYVGAASEVEMKEKKDRVDDALCATRAAIEEGIVPGGGVAYIRAIDSLSNIKAANDDEQTGIEIIKRAIEEPLRQIVFNAGKEGAVVVQKVREGKDDFGYNARTDVYENFYAAGVVDPAKVCRVALENAASIAGMFLTTECVITEKKEDNPAPQMPMGGGMGGMM, encoded by the coding sequence ATGTCTAAAGAAATTTTATTTAATCTTGATGCTCGCGACCAATTGAAAAAAGGGGTTGACGAGTTGGCTAATGCCGTAAAAGTAACGCTTGGACCAAAGGGTCGTAACGTAATTATCGAGAAAAAATTCGGTGCACCACACATTACCAAAGATGGTGTAACAGTGGCAAAAGAAATTGAACTGGAAGATGCATTTCAGAACCTGGGAGCACAACTTGTAAAAGAAGTGGCTTCGAAAACCGGCGACGATGCAGGTGATGGTACTACCACTGCAACCGTTCTGGCACAGTCTATCGTAAGCGTTGGAATGAAAAACGTGGCTGCCGGTGCAAATCCAATGGATTTGAAACGTGGTATTGACAAAGCTGTTGATGCAGTGGTAAAAAGCATTGCTGCGCAAGCTAAAGTAGTGGGCGAAAACTACGATCAGATTGAGCAGGTGGCTTCTATTTCGGCTAATAATGATGCCGTAATTGGTAAGCTGATTGCTGATGCTATGCGCAAAGTTTCTAAAGACGGTGTAATCACTATCGAAGAAGCAAAAGGTACCGACACCAACATTGATGTGGTAGAAGGTATGCAATTCGACCGTGGATATATTTCGCCATATTTCATTACCAATACAGAAAAAATGGAAGTGGAAATGGATAAACCATACATCCTTATCCACGATAAAAAAATATCGAACCTCAAAGAATTGCTTCCTATCCTGGAACCTGCTGTTCAGTCGGGTCGTCCGTTGTTGATTATTGCCGAAGATGTGGATAGCGATGCGTTGACTACATTGGTAGTGAACCGTCTGCGTGCTCAGTTGAAGATATGTGCTGTGAAAGCTCCGGGCTTTGGCGACCGTCGTAAAGAAATGCTTGAAGACATTGCCGTACTGACTGGTGGTGTTGTTATTTCGGAAGAAAAGGGCATTAAACTGGAACAAGCTACCCTCGAAATGCTTGGAACTGCCGACAAAGTAACCGTAAACAAAGACAATACAGTTATTGTAAACGGTGCAGGTGCAAAAGATTCTATCGCTAACCGTGTGGCTCAAATTAAAGCACAGATTGCTTCTACTACTTCGGACTACGACCGCGAAAAACTACAGGAACGTTTGGCTAAACTGGCTGGTGGTGTTGCTGTACTTTATGTAGGTGCTGCTTCGGAAGTAGAAATGAAAGAGAAAAAAGACCGCGTAGACGATGCACTTTGTGCAACCCGTGCAGCTATCGAAGAAGGTATTGTTCCCGGTGGTGGCGTGGCTTATATCCGTGCTATCGATTCGTTGAGCAACATCAAAGCTGCAAACGATGACGAGCAAACCGGTATCGAAATCATTAAACGTGCTATCGAAGAACCATTGCGTCAGATTGTATTCAACGCAGGTAAAGAAGGTGCAGTAGTAGTTCAGAAAGTGCGCGAAGGCAAAGACGACTTCGGTTATAACGCCCGCACCGATGTGTATGAAAACTTCTATGCAGCAGGTGTGGTTGATCCGGCTAAAGTATGCCGTGTGGCGTTGGAAAATGCTGCTTCTATCGCAGGTATGTTCCTGACTACAGAGTGTGTAATCACCGAAAAGAAAGAAGATAACCCTGCTCCACAAATGCCTATGGGCGGTGGAATGGGTGGAATGATGTAA
- a CDS encoding co-chaperone GroES, whose translation MTIKPLADRVLVKPAPAEEKTISGIIIPDSAKEKPLKGEVLAVGNGTKDEEMVVAVGNTVLYGKYAGTELEWEGEKYLIMKQSDILAII comes from the coding sequence ATGACTATTAAACCATTAGCCGACCGTGTGTTGGTAAAACCTGCACCGGCAGAAGAAAAAACAATCAGTGGAATCATCATTCCCGATTCAGCCAAAGAAAAACCGTTGAAAGGTGAAGTGTTAGCCGTTGGTAACGGAACAAAAGATGAAGAAATGGTCGTTGCCGTTGGCAATACCGTACTGTACGGCAAATATGCCGGAACAGAACTGGAATGGGAAGGTGAGAAATACTTGATTATGAAACAATCGGATATTTTGGCGATAATTTAA
- a CDS encoding glycosyltransferase family 2 protein — protein sequence MISILIPTYNYNITRLVAELHRQALDTYVDFEIIVIEDGSTPFLEENKTVNNFEFCRHIILSENIGRSAVRNKLADEAKYEHLLFLDCDAEVCSEHFVEKYISFCKEKCVVIGGTAYEPNENNPQFSLRLAYGRQREARNATERDRNNFSTFNFLISKSIFDTVRFDENIHGYGHEDMVFGHQIHLLGYDYIQIENPIIHKGLDDNDTFLIKTREATLNLYKLYKTGRYPFLTEESKLLHSFVRICKLGLTRLFAYSFDQLQSVLEHKLCSSSPSLRLYDLYKLLFLCKTSIEK from the coding sequence ATGATTTCTATTTTAATCCCTACATATAATTATAACATCACCCGTTTGGTGGCAGAGCTTCACCGACAGGCATTGGATACGTATGTGGATTTTGAAATTATAGTTATTGAAGATGGTTCTACGCCATTTCTTGAAGAAAACAAAACGGTAAATAACTTTGAATTTTGCAGACATATTATATTGTCTGAAAATATTGGTCGTTCTGCAGTCCGAAATAAGCTGGCTGATGAGGCTAAATACGAGCATTTGTTATTTCTGGATTGCGATGCAGAAGTTTGCTCGGAACATTTTGTAGAAAAGTATATTTCTTTTTGTAAAGAAAAATGTGTGGTGATAGGCGGAACAGCTTATGAACCGAATGAAAATAATCCGCAATTCAGTCTGCGCCTGGCATACGGCCGCCAGCGTGAAGCCCGCAATGCTACCGAACGGGACAGGAATAACTTTTCAACCTTCAATTTTCTGATTTCAAAATCGATTTTCGATACTGTCCGATTTGACGAGAACATACATGGATACGGACACGAAGACATGGTTTTCGGACATCAGATACACTTACTTGGGTACGACTATATTCAGATAGAGAATCCAATCATCCACAAAGGACTGGATGACAACGACACTTTCCTTATCAAAACGAGAGAAGCAACCCTTAATCTGTATAAACTATACAAAACCGGACGTTATCCGTTTCTGACTGAAGAGTCGAAACTGTTACATAGCTTTGTACGTATTTGTAAGTTGGGCCTGACTCGATTATTTGCTTATAGTTTCGATCAGCTGCAATCTGTTTTGGAGCATAAGCTATGTAGCTCCTCTCCTTCTCTCCGCCTCTACGATTTGTACAAACTACTTTTCTTGTGCAAAACGTCGATAGAAAAATGA